DNA sequence from the Chryseobacterium indicum genome:
CGGGTTAATTCCGTTATCCTGTAAAAACTGCTTTGTTATTTTAAAAATGCCGGATTTATCAACTCTTATTTTGTAAAAAGTTCCTGTTGATAAAGGGTTATTCGTGGTCCCTAGCTTTAAAGTATTCCCCAGACTGTTAGAAACATTGGTCTCCAAAATTTCAAATGAAGAAAGTCTCTGGATCTGTCCTTTTACATTCTTAAAGAGCGATACATTGGCACTGGCATATCTTGCTCCGTCTGCATTGTAGTACACAATATCTTTTATCTCCTGATCGGTGATAAGATCCCTGCTTAATGAAAACAAATCTTTAGCAGAAACATTTTCCCAGATAGGATTAGAAACTTTTAACTGGTTTTCGCCAACTTGTTGTTTAGTTGTTATAAAAATGTTATTTTGGCTGAATGAAAATCCCTGATTTTTAAAATTTGGGAGATTGAGTTTTGTCTCACCAAAGTCTCGAATTTTAGAGCCATCCCATTCGATGGTGATCCTTTGAGCCCAAAGTGTTGATACAAAGCTTAATAAAAATAAAAGAGAAATTTTTTGTTTCATGTTTATTATTGAAATTTCTGAATTACAAAATAAATGAAAATTTTATAATTAAATTATGATACAATAAAATTAATTTGTTAACGTTTTTCAAAAAAATCAACTCTTTACTTGATTTATTGAATAATTTATTTTTTCTTTGTACTTTGAAAATATTTATATCGACTATGAAAAAACTAAAGTTGTTTTCATTAATAGCATTAAGTTCTACACTTGCATTAACCAGTTGCGGAGGATCTAATAATGGCGGCGGTACTAAAAAATTTGTCAGCAAAACAGGTTGGAAACCAAACGAGAAACAAGGTTGGTTTTTTGCAGGAAAGCAACAAAAACAAAAAGGTTGGCCGGGAATGGTATATGTAGAAGGTGGAACTTTTACAATGGGATTAGTGAAAGATGATGTTATGCACGATTGGAATAACTCGCCTCGCAGAATGCAGGTAAGTTCATTCTTTATCGGGGAAACTGAAATTACTAACTACGAATACCGCGAATACCTTACATGGTTGAAGTACGTATTCCCACCAAGCGATCCAAGCTTTAAGGAAATATACAACGGTGCGTTGCCGGATACCTTATTGTGGGACAACAAATTATCTAGAAATGATTACAACGAGACGTATTTCCGTGCTCCTGAATTCGATTACTATCCTGTAGTAGGAGTATCATGGACTCAGGCAAACAGATATTGCGAATGGTTGTCAGACAGAGCAAACGAGAAAGCCTTAATGCAGGCTGGTATCATTGCAAAAGATTTGTACATCAACGAATCTAATAATCAGGGTGGAACTGCGTTCAACATGGATAAATTCAAATCGAATGATCCGGAAATGCAAGGTTACATCAATGAAAAAAGAATGCAGCAAAAAACAGGTTTGAAAACTACAAACCAGAGATTGTTAGCTGCAAACAGAGCTCCGAACGCAGCAATGGTTTCAAAATTCAGACTTCCTACAGAAGTTGAATGGGAATATGCAGCTTTAGGTATGGCTAAAAACAGAGAGTACAATCAGTATATAGGTAAAAAACCTGAAATTGAAAAACTGAGAGGTACTAAAGGAAGAGAAAAAGGAATGTTCCTTGAAAACTTCAAAATGGGAACCGGGGACTACTCTGGTATCGCAGGCTGGAAAAATGATGGTTCTGCAAGAACTTCAGACGTAAGACAATATCCTTCTAATGATTTAGGAATCTACGGTATGTACGGAAACGTTGCAGAATGGACTGCAGATGTTTACAGACCAATCATCGATGAAGATTACAGCGACTTCAACTACTACAGAGGAAATATGCCGCAGGCTATCGTAAGAAACGGTGACGGAACTTACAAAATGGTAGACGAAAGCAGCATTAAATATGATACTTTAGCTGATGGAAGATTAGTTTACAGAAACTTACCGGGTCAGTATGAAAGACAAACAATTGCTGATTACAGAAACTATAGAGACGGAGACAGAATGTCTTCTCTAGACTATAGAACTGCATCAGATTCAGCTTCTTCATATGACATGTACAATTCTCCAAAATCAAGATTTATCGTAGATGCACAAGGTAGAGTAGTACTTCAAAAAGACAGAAAAGAAAGAACTTCTGCTGTTACTAACGATGTAAGAGTAGTAAAAGGAGGTTCTTGGCAGGATACAGCATACTGGCTAGATCCGGGACAAAGAAGATACAAGTCTCAGGATAAAGCTTACGGATGGATCGGATTCCGTGTAGCTCAGGATGCGAGAGCAAATGATAAAGGTAGAACAAGAAGATAATATTTATCAAAATAATTTTCAAAAAACCCTCCGGAATTCTGGAGGGTTTTTTTATTTTTGAAGTATGAATATAGAACAGTTTTATCCTTTATTTTTACAATCTGAAAAAGTAACCATCGACAGCAGAAAAATCGGTAAGAATGATATTTTCTTTGCTTTTTCAGGAGAAAATTTTAATGCAGCAACTTTGGCTGAACAGGCAATTGAAAGCGGGGCTTTAGCCGTAATTGTTGAACAGAAGGAATTCGAAAATAAAGAGAAAAATATTTTCTTTGCTCATTCCACACTGGAATTTTTGCAGCAGCTTGCCATTTATCACAGAAAACAACTGCAGATTCCTGTGATCGGATTAACCGGAAGCAATGGGAAAACCACCACAAAAGAAATTATTCATGCTGTTCTTTCCGAAAAGTTTAATGTACAGTATACTATAGGAAATCTGAATAATCACATCGGTGTTCCTTTAACCATCCTTTCTATTAAGCCGGAACATGAAATGGCTGTGATAGAAATGGGAGCCAATCATCAGAAAGAAATCGCCCTTTTAAGTTCAATTTCCCAACCCGATTTTGGCTACATTACCAACTTTGGTAAAGCACATCTGGAAGGTTTCGGAGGATATGAAGGTGTTATTAAAGGAAAATCTGAGCTCTATGACTATCTTAAAGATCATAAAAAAACGATTATCGTTAACGAAAATGATCCAGTTCAGGTAGAAAAAACTGAAAATTATTCCCCGAAAATTACTTTTGGAAAAGAAAATTCAGATTATAAGTTTGAATTATTCTCAGAAGAAAATTTTGTAGGCATTAAATATGATAACCGGAAAGCAGTTTCAAAACTGACCGGAGAATATAATTTTACCAATCTTTGTGCAGCAGTGAGCTTAGGACTTCATTTCGGAATTGATTTTGAAAAAATAAAAAATGCCATTGAAGAGTATACCCCAACCAACATGCGCTCTCAGGTTGTTAAAAAAGACGGAAGAACACTGGTTTTGGACACTTACAATGCCAATCCGAGTTCTATGAGCGCTTCTTTGCAGAATTTCATCACTTTTGAGGGTTCAAAAACTATTATAATCGGCGATATGCTCGAGTTGGGGGATGAAAGTGAAAAAGAGCATCAGAATATTTTAAATTTAGCTCAGGAATTAGGTTTTGACCAGATTATCACAGTCGGAAAGAATTTTAAAAAGGTAAATTCTTCGGAAACTGCGTTTGAAAGCACAGCCGAATTAACAGAATATTTAAAACTTAATAAAATTCTTTCAGAAAATATATTATTAAAAGGTTCCAGAGGAATTGCTCTCGAAAAATCAATAGACTTTATTTAGTCTTCATATTTCGGAATTCTTCCACAATCAGTTTAATATTTTTGAATGTGCTTGGAAAAACCTCATCTTCGATCTGAGCAGCGTTTTTCCAGGCAACTTCTGTAATTCCTTCTTCAATCTGAGGTTTTGAAGTATCTTCCCCATAGAAATTCATTTCAAACCAATGCGTGCATTTTAAAACCTTATCGCCGTTTCTTTCAACATAAATATGGTACGTTGTATTGATGAACTTCACCAGTTCTACATTCGTAAGCCCGGTTTCTTCTTCAATTTCCCTTACCGCAGACTCTTCACGGGATTCGCCTTTCTCCATTTTCCCTTTCGGAAGATCCCATTTACCTAACCTTTTGATGAAAAGAATTTCACCCGCAGAATTATTTACAATGCCGCCCGCAGCTTCTATAATTCTGAATAATTTCTGAAATTCTGACCAGATTTCATCGATGTTTTCACCAAAAACATTCAATTCTTTTACCGATGTATTTTCCAGAAGATCCAAAGCGATTTCCAGGCTTGTGACGTTTTCGTATCCAAGCGTTTTTTCTAAGTTTTCAGATTGCTTAGACAACAGTAATTTTTTTTCGTTCACAAAAACTTTATACATATATTTGTAAGAATTAAGAATTTAAATACAAAAATAAAAAATGAATTTAGAAGGACGAAAGATTATTGTTAATAAATCATCTAAAGACCTGGTAGAAATCCTGAAATCGCCAGAAAATTACAAAGATTTCATGCCGGACGGTCTTCAGAAATTTGAAACGAGAGAAAATGGATTTAAATTCGGATTGCAGGGAATGCCGGAAATTGCTCTGAAAATTGAAGAAGTTACTGATGAAAAAGCAGTGTTGAAGTCTGCAAGTTCAAGCTTAGATTTTTCTTTAACAGCGGCTTTAAATCCTCTTAATGAAAATCAGACAGAAGTTCAGATGTTATTTGAAGGGAAATTCAATCCATTTATCAAAATGATGGTGGAAAAACCTCTTCAGAATTTCATCAATACGCTTACCGATAAGATCGAAGTTTATAAATAAATGAAAACCTTCAGCAATGAAGGTTTTTTTATGTTTTAAGCAATAATTCCCGAACTGTGATCCTGTGAGCTTCCCGTCGCAGAAGACAAAACATTAATTTCATTATTATACCGGAGAATTCCCATGAATGCAAAGATTAAAGCCTCTTTGAAATCAATAATTTCTTTTTCCGGAATGATGATTTCAGCATTCGTTTTGGCTTTTATTTTTTCAATGAAGTATTGATTATAAGCTCCGCCACCTGTAAATAAGACGCGCTTAAGTTGGTAATTATTGAAAACTTTTGAAATCTGTTCCGCAGTATGTTCCGTAAAAGTTGCCATTACATCTACGGTTTCAATATCTTCAAAAAGAGGGAAAATATTTTCGTTGCACCACTCAATTCCCAACGATTTTGGATGAGACTGACTGTAAAAATCCAGCGAATTTAATTTAGACAATAAATCTTCATTAATTCTTCCTGTTCTTGCTAAATTTCCGTTTTCATCAAAATTTTTGTTGAATTTCTGAGCTAATTTATTCAGAATAATATTGACCGGAGCAATGTCGAAAGCGATTCTTTTGTTCTGAATTTTCATGGAAATATTAGAAAATCCGCCCAGATTCAGACAGGCATCGTATTCCGAAAACAACAATTCGTCACCAATTGGGACAAGAGGCGCTCCGTTTCCACCCATCAAAACATCCTGACTTCTGAAATCATAGACCACAGGTAAACTTGTTTCGAGTTTAACCGCTCTTCCGTCGCCAATCTGTAAAGTAAATTTTTT
Encoded proteins:
- a CDS encoding SRPBCC family protein, with amino-acid sequence MNLEGRKIIVNKSSKDLVEILKSPENYKDFMPDGLQKFETRENGFKFGLQGMPEIALKIEEVTDEKAVLKSASSSLDFSLTAALNPLNENQTEVQMLFEGKFNPFIKMMVEKPLQNFINTLTDKIEVYK
- a CDS encoding anhydro-N-acetylmuramic acid kinase translates to MVFHAIGLMSGTSLDGLDICFARFEKQDEWTFKILKAETLPYSKNWEDKLRKSIYLSAEELLELNSEYGFYLGKSVKSFIEKHQIKTVDLIASHGHTVFHQPQKKFTLQIGDGRAVKLETSLPVVYDFRSQDVLMGGNGAPLVPIGDELLFSEYDACLNLGGFSNISMKIQNKRIAFDIAPVNIILNKLAQKFNKNFDENGNLARTGRINEDLLSKLNSLDFYSQSHPKSLGIEWCNENIFPLFEDIETVDVMATFTEHTAEQISKVFNNYQLKRVLFTGGGAYNQYFIEKIKAKTNAEIIIPEKEIIDFKEALIFAFMGILRYNNEINVLSSATGSSQDHSSGIIA
- a CDS encoding NUDIX domain-containing protein — its product is MYKVFVNEKKLLLSKQSENLEKTLGYENVTSLEIALDLLENTSVKELNVFGENIDEIWSEFQKLFRIIEAAGGIVNNSAGEILFIKRLGKWDLPKGKMEKGESREESAVREIEEETGLTNVELVKFINTTYHIYVERNGDKVLKCTHWFEMNFYGEDTSKPQIEEGITEVAWKNAAQIEDEVFPSTFKNIKLIVEEFRNMKTK
- the gldJ gene encoding gliding motility lipoprotein GldJ; its protein translation is MKKLKLFSLIALSSTLALTSCGGSNNGGGTKKFVSKTGWKPNEKQGWFFAGKQQKQKGWPGMVYVEGGTFTMGLVKDDVMHDWNNSPRRMQVSSFFIGETEITNYEYREYLTWLKYVFPPSDPSFKEIYNGALPDTLLWDNKLSRNDYNETYFRAPEFDYYPVVGVSWTQANRYCEWLSDRANEKALMQAGIIAKDLYINESNNQGGTAFNMDKFKSNDPEMQGYINEKRMQQKTGLKTTNQRLLAANRAPNAAMVSKFRLPTEVEWEYAALGMAKNREYNQYIGKKPEIEKLRGTKGREKGMFLENFKMGTGDYSGIAGWKNDGSARTSDVRQYPSNDLGIYGMYGNVAEWTADVYRPIIDEDYSDFNYYRGNMPQAIVRNGDGTYKMVDESSIKYDTLADGRLVYRNLPGQYERQTIADYRNYRDGDRMSSLDYRTASDSASSYDMYNSPKSRFIVDAQGRVVLQKDRKERTSAVTNDVRVVKGGSWQDTAYWLDPGQRRYKSQDKAYGWIGFRVAQDARANDKGRTRR
- a CDS encoding UDP-N-acetylmuramoyl-tripeptide--D-alanyl-D-alanine ligase, which encodes MNIEQFYPLFLQSEKVTIDSRKIGKNDIFFAFSGENFNAATLAEQAIESGALAVIVEQKEFENKEKNIFFAHSTLEFLQQLAIYHRKQLQIPVIGLTGSNGKTTTKEIIHAVLSEKFNVQYTIGNLNNHIGVPLTILSIKPEHEMAVIEMGANHQKEIALLSSISQPDFGYITNFGKAHLEGFGGYEGVIKGKSELYDYLKDHKKTIIVNENDPVQVEKTENYSPKITFGKENSDYKFELFSEENFVGIKYDNRKAVSKLTGEYNFTNLCAAVSLGLHFGIDFEKIKNAIEEYTPTNMRSQVVKKDGRTLVLDTYNANPSSMSASLQNFITFEGSKTIIIGDMLELGDESEKEHQNILNLAQELGFDQIITVGKNFKKVNSSETAFESTAELTEYLKLNKILSENILLKGSRGIALEKSIDFI